Proteins found in one Aquibium microcysteis genomic segment:
- a CDS encoding helix-turn-helix transcriptional regulator, translating to MVGERVRTARARKGISRKRLAEISGVSQRYLAQLEGGEGNISIVLLRRVAEALDHRIEWLVGADDPWNSDVMTVMGLYRSATAEQRQKVLEILDPEHPSLRRGRRIAFIGLRGAGKSTLGRLAADRLGVPFLELNVEIEQASGMPVNEVMALYGQEGYRRLERQSVERIVATSDSLVLAVAGGIVSEPETFTYLLRHYHTIWLKAEPEEHMGRVRAQGDTRPMAGNPAAMEELRTILTSREALYRQASIHVDTSGRLLEESLADVLAAIRQRGILGDRADPAGRVQRKDG from the coding sequence ATGGTGGGGGAGCGCGTGCGCACGGCGCGAGCGCGCAAGGGCATTTCGCGGAAGCGCCTGGCGGAGATTTCCGGCGTCTCGCAGCGCTATCTGGCGCAGCTCGAGGGCGGCGAGGGCAACATCTCGATCGTGCTGTTGCGCCGCGTCGCCGAGGCGCTCGACCACCGCATCGAATGGCTGGTCGGTGCCGACGACCCATGGAACTCCGACGTCATGACGGTGATGGGGCTCTACCGCAGCGCCACGGCCGAGCAGCGCCAGAAGGTGCTGGAGATCCTCGATCCCGAGCATCCGTCGCTCCGGCGCGGGCGCCGCATCGCCTTCATCGGGCTGCGCGGCGCCGGCAAGTCGACGCTCGGGCGGCTGGCCGCCGACCGGCTCGGCGTGCCGTTCCTGGAACTCAACGTCGAGATCGAGCAGGCGAGCGGCATGCCCGTCAACGAGGTCATGGCGCTCTACGGTCAGGAAGGCTACCGTCGGCTGGAGCGCCAGTCTGTCGAGCGCATCGTCGCGACCAGCGATTCGCTGGTGCTGGCGGTGGCCGGCGGCATCGTCTCCGAGCCCGAGACCTTCACCTACCTGCTGCGCCACTACCACACCATCTGGCTGAAGGCTGAGCCCGAGGAGCACATGGGCCGCGTGCGCGCGCAGGGCGACACCCGCCCGATGGCCGGCAATCCCGCTGCCATGGAGGAACTGCGCACCATCCTCACCAGCCGCGAGGCGCTCTACCGCCAGGCGTCGATTCACGTCGACACCTCGGGCCGGTTGCTGGAGGAGAGCCTCGCCGACGTACTGGCCGCCATCCGCCAGCGGGGGATCCTGGGAGATAGGGCGGATCCTGCGGGGAGGGTGCAGCGCAAGGACGGCTGA